The segment TTACGGTCTATTCTTCGAAAACCAGCTTGTAAATGTCTATGGTATAAAACTCAAATGTACATTCTTTGAGTATAAAGCTCATGGAAGAATTAGATTGTCCCGCCGCATTCAATGATTTGGAGCAGAAAGCCTGGAAATTTGCAGTGACTGCCCACGGGGAGCAGCGTCGTAAATACCACAATGAGCCGTATGTAAAGCACCTGGAGCGGGTGGCGCAGACAGTTATGGCGTATGGCGGAACAACCGGAATGGTCATGGCTGCCCTGCTGCACGACGTACTGGAAGATACCCCGGTGACTGAAGAGGAGGTGCAATCGTTCCTGGAGGAAGTCTGCCAGGAAACCATTGTTAAGCCAGCGGAAGTGCTGCAAATGGTGGTGGACCTCACCGATCAATTCACCAAACAGAATGCCCCAGGCCACAACCGCAAACGCCGGAAACAGATGGAGGTAGAGCGCCTAAGCCAAATCTCTTCCCGTGCTCAGACCATAAAGCTCGCTGATATCATTGACAACACCCGCGACATCATTGCCCAGGACATCAGTTTCGCAAGGGTGTACATCCCTGAAATTGTGGCTTTGCTGGAAGTACTAAAGAAAGGCGAGCCATTCCGGTTGTATATGCTGGCCTGCTATGAAATGCAAAAGGCCGTTTACCGGTTAGAGGAGGAACGCAGCAGGTTCGTTTCGCTCCCAGAGAAAGAAACAGAATAGCCTCATTGGTTTAACCTCTATTCTTCTTATTCAGGATGTGTTTT is part of the Rufibacter tibetensis genome and harbors:
- a CDS encoding HD domain-containing protein, coding for MEELDCPAAFNDLEQKAWKFAVTAHGEQRRKYHNEPYVKHLERVAQTVMAYGGTTGMVMAALLHDVLEDTPVTEEEVQSFLEEVCQETIVKPAEVLQMVVDLTDQFTKQNAPGHNRKRRKQMEVERLSQISSRAQTIKLADIIDNTRDIIAQDISFARVYIPEIVALLEVLKKGEPFRLYMLACYEMQKAVYRLEEERSRFVSLPEKETE